Within Acanthochromis polyacanthus isolate Apoly-LR-REF ecotype Palm Island chromosome 3, KAUST_Apoly_ChrSc, whole genome shotgun sequence, the genomic segment TGCAGGGATCAGAGAAAAGAGAGGCAGAAAGATTTGCAgaattcttgaaaaaaaaaaagaagccaaatGCACAAGGAGGAGAAGATGCAGAAGAACAGATTGTGAGGTGGTTGGAGGACATGTTGCcctttagaaatgtgtttgtaaatTCCACTTATACCATCGTATATACTTGTGCCAACTTTTGCATACGTTTTGTAATTTGACAATCACTTTACATATATGCCATGAAGTTTACTTGCATTGTGCATTTAACTAGTGGAGGGAGTGACATAAGTGCTGCCAGCAGGGAGGGTTTCTAAAATCCTCCCTCTGATGTCGGCAAGGCAGCTGCTGAGACGCATGTTGTGCCAAAATGGTGTAGTAgtgattttattaaaataataatgcaatTGATTTAATCCAGGTGCCAAGATTACACTAGGTGGACCAAGACTAGAGAAAAAAGTAGTATTTGGTAATGCtcaaagtgtcttttttttttcatcgtTTTTACTTGACAGCATGGTGAGGAAACTGTGGGTGTGTAACCCTCTTCGATCATATGCTTCCTTTgttcatactaaaataaaacgGTTCAATCCTAACTTCTTTGTATTTgctctttgagtgttttaaTGGATATCTGGGAGAAATTATACTGATATTGATAAATATTCATGTGGAGTATCTGCAGTAGCGGTAGAAAAAAACTtgatatgtttagttttgtgaaATATGTTAGTTTACTGCATTTATCCAACAGCCACAGTTTCTCAGTACTTCTGATACTGTGAAATTATCCAAAGTTTTACCAAAAACTAAGAAGAAAATAACTATAAATATAGGAGCCACCTAGAACTATGTGCAAAGCTCATTTCTTTCTGTGATATGCTGTAGTGATGTGATCTACATGCATGCAACTTCATGCCTAATTTAAAGAATGGATGTATCATTCAAATGTAGACACAGATGTTCactataagataagataagaaaaaggggaaaaaaataaatcaatagcCCAAGAATAACCCAAAAGCAgtatatataaaatgtataaGGACCTGCCAGTGGTGCAATAGCAATAAGTATGACAcattcagtaaaaacaaacatgctATAAATACAGCTAGGTGCAATATTAAGAATGAGTTTTAGGATGCCCTTCTTTGAACAAGAGGAGGAAAATACAGGTTACCATTTATTGCCAAGACATTATTAATGAAACTACCCACTGATAACTCCAGCCTTTTTTCCTCTCACACCAGCAACTAAAGCACAAGTTCTACCACTTGAATTCATTTAAATGTCCCCAGGGTGCACTCAGAGCTTAGTAAAACTACTTCCTCTTTTATTGCACCCTAGGCATGGAATGAGCTGCACGGAACCATTACCTCAGACACACTCTGTTCTTTGAACACCTTCAAACGTCTTTTACAAACTTCCCTGACGGAAACATGTTGTTGATTTACACACTCCCCGTCCTGAGGTGGAAACTGTAAAGACTGATGACCTGACCTATGTGCCTCTTTGACTGTTTCCGTTGTGTTGCTTCCATGTATTCAATGTGTTGTGAAACAGTTTTTTAATGTGGAAttgcttgttttgctttgttaaaaGAAGTCCCTGTAAGACAAGATGTTGTTTCTGAGGATCTAAACTTGCCACTTCTCATCAAGTCACAGCATTAAAATGCTCCTCAACACCGATGCATGAATATTCGTCTAATAATTCAATGCAatgcaattcaattcaattcagtttcattCATGTAGCGCAGATTCACAACATAAATCCTCTCACAGGGCTTAGCATGGTAAGGAATAGACCTTACAAACtgtaaacagagaacagaaaacccaacaatcaaagttgcctttggattccctgtaAGCAATGGTGGGAGGGAACAAAAAAACTCTTGGAATATGAAGGGGGAAAAATGCCTCCACTCAGGGAAAGTAGCCATCTGCCCCAACTGGTTGGTTGAGAGTGAGAAAATGCCCTCCATTATAATATATCCATCACAGGGGCCAAACACTTGAACTCTCTTCTCTTGAAGTGCATTTTTCTGATAATTGTTATGCAGAATTTTGAATGCATCACTCCTGCTTGCAACTCAGTTTTTCCTCATTCACTTCACTTCAGTGGAGGATCTCTTTCCCCACTGATCCTCTCTGTAAACAAACAGGCTGCACAGGCCACATTCAGACTTCACAGCATCCCATGAACCAAATCAAATGAGACACCAGAGTGGGAGTGGAACAGTGAAGCCTCAGTGTCGAGGAATGGAGAGAATGGCACTTGTGTGCCCACAACTTCCTACTGCTCTGCTCCCCATCTTGCactctttgtcttattttcttgCTCAGTGTGGCGGCATCAGAGACAGTGCATCTTACATCAGGTCAGTGTGTCTTTCCTCAGCATGAAAAGCTTGAGTTTTTCAGTGTAAACATTTGTTACACAGTGGAATTCACAGTGTGAGTGGATTTCTGTAGCATTGTTATAGACTGCAGTGGTTCCGGTATATGCTGCTCTAGTACAGTTTAACAGCTagaagtgctttttttttggaagcACATATACTAACACTCATAAAATGTGATGCATTTTTACAGATGAAATTGTCAAGCagttttttttgagaaaaataacaCTGGCTCTACCTCAAGCAGCTGCAGCATTAGAATGCTTCTATTCTGTTAATATATGTGTTAGACAGAATTATCTaatattatttataataatCTAACACTCACACTCTGTAAAATGAGTGTTTATGCTTTTGATAGATAAAATTTGTAGCGATCTGTACTTTTACATGCAAATGACTACCTTCAaactgtttttgtctcttttgctcATGTACAGGACCTGAAAAGTTCTTACACTATTGTCAGATTgtgaaatttcaaaaatatggaaaatgttTCTGTACAAAATGTATGGCATTCAAATCTAACGACCTGATTTTTCCTAAATTCTCTATTGTAATCAGTTTCTTTTCATCCCTCTCTTCACAGTTTGAGTGAAACAGAATGAGTGTTTTTGACCGTCTGGCGCCTTTGATCCCACAAGTATCTGCCTCCTGCAGACAAACAAAGGAGGATCCAAAAGTTTGTGTGtcacctcctctctccctctcttctcccGTCatcaagaagaaagccattcaAATCCCATCATTTGATGAGAAGGGACTCATAtttgaaaagcacaacaaaaaactgtcagcagctgacaggtaaATTGATGTACAGCTTGTTTTCTGCCTCACTTTTATGTGCTACATAATCCAGTAAATACCACACTGAATTCATTTTACAggttgcatttttatttccttccCAGATCATTGGATGCAGTTGGTTCCTCGAAGACATCTGGTCAGAACTTGTGGAGTAAATCATGTCCACAGAGAAACCAGGGAGAAAGAGCTTCAACCCTTCCAAGGACTAAACCTAAAGCATACagctctcagtctctctctggGAAACCCAGCatttccatttttcctgctCCAAAGCCAAATTCCTCTCCTACTCTCCCCACTCTAAAACCAAGGCCAAGCGATTTTCTTCATCTCCCCGCCTCACAGCTGAGTGatcctcctccatctctgcaCCAGCCAAAGCCAAGTGTATCTCCAACCCTGATTGTCCCCACGCCCAGGCTGAGCCCATCTCCAACGTCAATGTGTTCAGATGGTCAGGGAGGAAAACAACCTTCTCCTGTCGCCAAAGAAAGACGTGCCCGATCGATTCCCATCTCTAATCCTAAAGTTGAGCCTTTACATGAGGCAAAGCATGACATTCTTGACCAAGATGCTTTACTGGACTTTACTCACTCTGAAGGGAGGAAATTCCGTCCTGTAAAGAGCAGAGAGTCTCCACATCAGACTTACTCTGAATCCTGCAGACCACCAGCCACGTCTCAGAATCCCTGCTTACTGCAAAGCAGATTTGGAATCAGTAAAGGAGAAAATATTCTAAAAGATAAACCAAAGACTCCGCCAAGGAATATAGACATTACTGCAATCCCTAAACTAAAGTCAAACATCAGACAACAAGAAGAATCTGAACCGAGTGGGGCCACAGGTACACAGACATCTGCTTCAGAAAGGAAAAAGTCCCCTGATTTTCTTCACAGAGAGTCAGATGGACCGGCCTCTCGGTCGAGCTTTCACAGAAAATGTGCAGACTACAATCAGAAAAGCAATTACGCTCAAAAAACCTCAGATTTTACCTCCAGTCACCAATCATACGAACAACCGTGTTCTGAGAAAAGAGCGGCTTTATCAGCGACTTCCAAAATGGCATTTTCCACAGAGCCTCTTCTGAGTCCTTCTGCTGTCTCACCCAGCATCGAGACCAGGAGAAGACGGTTTGATTTGCACAATGAAACAAGAATAAACACAACATTCCCACCAGGTCTTCCTCCCAGGAGACaacaggaagaaaacaaagTACAGACGATTGCAGGAAACTTAGCCAAAGCCTGTCAACAAACTGGTGCACATCAAAATACCAAATCCCCTCAGAAATACAGATTCTTGTCGAAGACCCAAAGTCAAACTGCCCAGATAGATGTAAGAAGTGCAGTAAGTTGGTTTGACTGTGTATCAAAGGATTACAGCTGCCACTCAGGAGACATCGATCAGAAGATGGAAGCTTCCCAGTGTGAGCACAGATTAAATCGACTTAAGACATGTCTGGTGGCACCTCAGACCCAGGAGGCCTCCAGTCCTGCCTCTGTTGTGCGCATCGCTTCACACACAGGATCATTCTCAAAACCTGAACATCGATCACATGAACATCACTTACATCAGGACCAGTCtcctgtgcaaaataagaaaagccACAAACAGGTGAAAGTCAGTGACACGGGGCTGAATCAGACAGATATTTCAGCAGCACCTGACCGCCATGCAGTGCCAACAGAGCTACTAGAACATCCCTCAGAGAAATATGCTGCAAGCTGGACCCCATCTGTGGTGCTCTGCCCATTcaacacaaacagatttggCTTCAGTTCAGCGGGGGCCTTTGACCTGTTATCAGAGCCACAACGCACAGTAAACCACAGAGCACaggagacaacaacaacaacaacaacaggagcagcagcttcagttcCAACAAACCAGCTGAATCACTCCGTAGCAGACAGAGCAGTTATCACTGAGGAATCAGAAGACCCCTATTACGTCACCATGTACTACCCTGGTTCAGTGTATGTGGGTGAGTACAGAGAGATCCGAATCGCTTAGAAGGCTTTTACTGAACAAAGTCAGCAAAATTCATAACAGATTAGATGGCAGGGACTCTTTCAGGGCTTGTCTTTATTTGGGGTAGGAGTTAAGTAATGTTGTGTATTTTGGGGGTGGGGACTCAGATGAGGGGGTGGTCAGAGAGGATAGCAGAGGGATTTAAGACGCAGCTCCTTATCAGCAGAGCGACAGACATGCCGAGGAGAGACGTGGCGACGCTGGTTAGCAGACTCTATCAAAGTGTGTAGTCCAGGAAGACATGCCACAGCAGCTTCCCACTGGTGCACACAAACACGAGGAAAACATGCAGGAAGGAAAGCACAGGAGGGACGAGAGGAGAGCAACTCTGAGATAAAGTGTGAGTACAGAGCCACAGCTAAAGTTCTCCTCATGAAGAAACACTTTTTAATGCCAAGTAATCCCTGGTTTAAGTTGTGTTAACCTGCGAGGAAGGcttttgaaaatataaataaagcatCTGTATCGCCTTTTAAGGATTACAGGCACACCTTGATATATCACAATTCAGTGTTACCATGATTTTTGGTTGGTGACCCTTAAAACTGAAGCAACATCTCTGCTTGGCACAGGCTGCATACTGTATGTCAATGAGCTGTGTGTGAGCCAGCTGTAGAGTTGATTGTCAGGCGGCTTTATCGAAATTGCTTTTGGAGGCCAGACAAGGGAAACCTCTCCTGTATTTGTTTGCCAGAACAAACTGAAACCAAAAGTCCATTTACAAGCTAATTCTGGAGCTTTCACTTGCACCACACAGTCTATCTGATGATACACAACACCAGTAACTGTTAATTCAAATTGAAAATTATTccataatgtaaaataaataaagaaccaAGCCAGTATTTTTGAGTTGCAGAactattttattagtttttaccAAACAACTCCTTAGCTTTGGAAAGCTTTGCAGGAGCTTGAACCTCAAGAAAACTAATTTCTCAATCATAACACTTAGAATTCTGTGTCGCCAGTGGTTGGATCCATCTGAGTATATTTTAGCAGCTAGATTTTTAACTGTGATAGAAGGAAAATCCCAACACTGAAAAAATATGTCactattacttttatttgtctttttttgctctATCATGTTTAACTGTcatgtaaaatatttatcttttttctttacaacatGTAACTGACAGACAGAGTCTATTGCTAAGTTGCAGATAAGATTTTAGAGTTTTTAGGAACTTATCTATCAGTGTAAAGCACTTAAAACTAGTTTCACCTCGACAAGCTATATACAGTAATTCTGCTTGGACGATAGCACATGACTGATAATGTCCTAATAATAGTATAATACTAATAGAGGCCATTCTGTTTGATTTCTTTTAGCTTTCTGTACATTTTATTAGGAAAAACTTATTGCTGTATTGTTAATTGAGCATTTTATATTCACTGAAGAccaattttaatattttgcattTGAGGATTCATTGTTTCATCTACTGCTGTATTTGCAGTACATTATGGAAAACATAGTTTTATGCTTAGAACTTAATGGTTACAATTTGAAGCATCAGTAACAGTAATACAGTTATGTAACATACAACCCCATGACAATGCCAAGGGCTATAACTCCTCTATAATGAGTAGCTTCTTTCCCccgttgtttatttgttttgttgtgttgtttttttttacagcatatgACTGCAACTCTACAGAAGAAAATAATAAGTcggtgtatttttatatttaattgttGTGTTTTGCCATGTGCAAAGCATCAGAGTGCTCTTTCCAGCTCTGCTTAAAGTCATAttgttctactttttttttttttttttagcaaattaatGAAACTCTCTCATGCTCCTAGAATGGATCTTTCAAATTTTAAACTCAAAATACTACAAAGAAGGCTCACTTTACCATGGCAGTTTCTTGCAACTTCTGGTTTTAGTTCTGTTCTCAGCAGGCTGTTTCAATGACTAAATGcaggtgagctgctgctgtccacacccccttcaggaagaagactctgtctgcatctgtgattAACATTTGTTGCCTGGTAGCTGGCATGAATGGGAGCGAATGTGTAAGGCTTTCTGTTGATTCCAATGTTCTTTCTGAGCAGTAATTTTACATCCAAATATCACTCAATTTTTTGCAGCACAGGGAGTG encodes:
- the LOC127533412 gene encoding uncharacterized protein LOC127533412, encoding MSVFDRLAPLIPQVSASCRQTKEDPKVCVSPPLSLSSPVIKKKAIQIPSFDEKGLIFEKHNKKLSAADRSLDAVGSSKTSGQNLWSKSCPQRNQGERASTLPRTKPKAYSSQSLSGKPSISIFPAPKPNSSPTLPTLKPRPSDFLHLPASQLSDPPPSLHQPKPSVSPTLIVPTPRLSPSPTSMCSDGQGGKQPSPVAKERRARSIPISNPKVEPLHEAKHDILDQDALLDFTHSEGRKFRPVKSRESPHQTYSESCRPPATSQNPCLLQSRFGISKGENILKDKPKTPPRNIDITAIPKLKSNIRQQEESEPSGATGTQTSASERKKSPDFLHRESDGPASRSSFHRKCADYNQKSNYAQKTSDFTSSHQSYEQPCSEKRAALSATSKMAFSTEPLLSPSAVSPSIETRRRRFDLHNETRINTTFPPGLPPRRQQEENKVQTIAGNLAKACQQTGAHQNTKSPQKYRFLSKTQSQTAQIDVRSAVSWFDCVSKDYSCHSGDIDQKMEASQCEHRLNRLKTCLVAPQTQEASSPASVVRIASHTGSFSKPEHRSHEHHLHQDQSPVQNKKSHKQVKVSDTGLNQTDISAAPDRHAVPTELLEHPSEKYAASWTPSVVLCPFNTNRFGFSSAGAFDLLSEPQRTVNHRAQETTTTTTTGAAASVPTNQLNHSVADRAVITEESEDPYYVTMYYPGSVYVGEYREIRIA